In Paracoccus fistulariae, a single window of DNA contains:
- a CDS encoding LacI family DNA-binding transcriptional regulator, producing the protein MKEKSVTSHDVAKLAGVSRSTVSHVLNGSNAVSLSDETKEKVRKAARVLGYRPNSAALMLKKGTTDTVGLLITDRDSLRVDGFIPMLHYAIADVLRREGYSLLLETFERREGVNPYNDLVVSRRIDGLLVLSPHHGDADLRNLIESGFPVVMIGSIGHPDEVCVFSETAESIDASVAHVVGLGHRRIGCIPFAPIEFAAAEARLTQLKSALAAHEIALNPRAIIHADYSAESGYAATISLMEDNPDLTAIFAGNDTIALGVIGALNSLGLSVPDDVSVVGFDDLPFAAYIAPPLTTVRNDAGAQGRIAAELLVQRLKGLPIQEPRVRIFPEFVERASCMSL; encoded by the coding sequence ATGAAAGAGAAATCGGTTACCAGCCATGACGTCGCTAAGCTGGCCGGCGTTTCCCGCTCGACCGTATCGCATGTGCTGAACGGCTCGAACGCGGTCAGCCTCAGCGATGAGACCAAGGAAAAGGTGCGCAAAGCGGCGCGTGTCCTTGGCTATCGGCCAAATTCCGCGGCGCTGATGCTGAAGAAAGGGACGACGGATACGGTGGGGCTGCTGATCACCGACCGGGATTCGCTGCGCGTCGATGGTTTTATCCCGATGTTGCACTACGCCATCGCGGACGTGCTGCGCCGCGAAGGTTACAGCCTTCTGCTGGAAACATTCGAACGGCGCGAGGGCGTGAACCCCTATAACGATCTGGTGGTTTCACGGCGCATCGACGGGTTGCTGGTTCTCAGTCCGCATCACGGTGACGCGGATCTGCGCAATCTCATTGAAAGCGGCTTTCCCGTGGTGATGATCGGATCAATCGGACACCCCGATGAGGTCTGCGTTTTCTCGGAAACTGCGGAGAGCATTGACGCCAGCGTGGCGCATGTCGTGGGCCTGGGGCATCGCCGTATCGGCTGCATTCCCTTCGCCCCCATCGAGTTCGCCGCCGCCGAGGCCCGCCTGACCCAGCTGAAAAGCGCGCTTGCTGCACACGAAATTGCGCTGAACCCGCGCGCGATCATCCACGCGGATTACAGCGCCGAAAGCGGTTACGCCGCCACCATTTCCCTGATGGAGGATAATCCTGACCTGACCGCAATCTTTGCCGGGAATGACACGATTGCGCTTGGTGTGATCGGCGCGCTGAACAGCCTCGGGCTTTCGGTGCCCGATGACGTCTCGGTCGTCGGTTTCGACGACCTGCCTTTCGCGGCATATATCGCCCCCCCACTGACCACCGTGCGCAACGATGCAGGCGCTCAGGGCAGGATCGCCGCAGAATTGTTGGTGCAGCGCCTCAAGGGACTGCCGATCCAAGAGCCCAGGGTGAGGATTTTCCCCGAATTTGTCGAACGGGCCTCTTGCATGAGTCTGTAA
- a CDS encoding carbohydrate ABC transporter permease, which yields MSGRADSSPRNAKTPTRRSALRRKEAVVGYLFILPALIGLVLFYVLPTIRAAQISMTNWNLMRPAKWVALENYTKLWGDGQFWDSMWITLLYVLYNIPVQTALGLLIAVLADRLAKSVTFRAVIIAPYLISNVVAGLVWLLMLDPLIGITNSFLSMIGIGQQAFLSSPDQALVSVAAISIWRHVGFTALLFYAGLQSIPKDLYEAARLDGASEFAMFRLITMPLLRPVLVFVLVTSVVGSFQVFDVIAVTTQGGPAGSTRAVLWYIYENAFKFSRMGYASAMSMVLFVILILVTLLQMKLLRGDQSDLG from the coding sequence ATGAGTGGAAGAGCCGACTCGTCGCCGCGAAACGCAAAGACGCCGACACGCCGCAGCGCCTTGCGGCGCAAAGAGGCCGTTGTCGGCTATCTCTTCATCCTGCCGGCATTGATCGGGCTGGTCCTGTTTTACGTGCTGCCAACCATTCGCGCCGCGCAGATCAGCATGACCAACTGGAACCTGATGCGTCCGGCGAAATGGGTCGCGCTTGAAAATTACACGAAGCTGTGGGGTGACGGACAGTTCTGGGACTCGATGTGGATCACGCTGCTTTACGTGCTTTACAATATTCCCGTTCAGACTGCGCTTGGCCTGCTGATCGCCGTACTGGCCGACCGGCTGGCGAAATCGGTGACATTTCGGGCCGTGATCATCGCGCCCTATCTGATTTCCAACGTGGTCGCGGGCCTTGTCTGGTTGCTGATGCTGGATCCGCTGATCGGGATTACCAACAGCTTCCTGTCGATGATCGGCATCGGTCAGCAGGCCTTTCTCAGTTCGCCCGATCAGGCGCTGGTGTCGGTTGCGGCCATTTCGATCTGGCGGCATGTCGGCTTTACCGCGCTGCTGTTCTATGCCGGGCTGCAATCCATTCCAAAGGACCTCTACGAGGCCGCGCGGCTGGATGGTGCATCGGAATTCGCGATGTTTCGGCTGATCACCATGCCGCTGCTGCGCCCGGTGCTTGTCTTCGTGCTGGTCACCAGCGTTGTCGGCTCGTTTCAGGTCTTTGACGTGATCGCCGTGACGACGCAGGGCGGGCCTGCCGGATCAACCCGCGCGGTGCTTTGGTACATCTATGAAAACGCCTTCAAATTCAGCCGTATGGGCTATGCCTCGGCGATGTCGATGGTGCTGTTCGTCATCCTCATTCTGGTGACGTTGCTGCAGATGAAACTGCTGCGCGGCGACCAGTCGGACCTCGGGTAA
- a CDS encoding ABC transporter substrate-binding protein: protein MKLTMLALLTGTALVPVAASAQDTVQYWMWDGQQAPVYQQCAAAFEAVNPDIRIEITQNGWDQYWTALTTAMISGDAPDVFVNHVTRLPEMSANQVITDLAPLIAEASYDTSGYLPGLLDNWSRDGAVYGLPKDWATVALGVDTEKLQAAGLSMEDLADLSWNPEDGGSFQQVIARLTVDSNGVHGDQDGFDGNSVETFGLVINPLSPGGETEWSYLAASTGWQFIDAPWATEYRFDDPRLAATLGWLRDLGRKHHFMPMQEQTGKLGAETLMFSDKGAMTVVGSWLIGQYNQTKPSIAFAPVPAGPKGRKSMFNGLADSIWTGSDVPDASWKWVQFLGSDECQSIVAEAGVVFPAQADQVDKTVAAYEARGIDVSAFTAVATPETTFAFPITDYGNEIDAIIRAAFDRVMLGDGDPAEILQQANDEVNSLF, encoded by the coding sequence ATGAAACTGACCATGCTTGCCCTGCTGACCGGAACCGCGCTTGTGCCGGTGGCCGCCTCGGCGCAGGACACCGTGCAATACTGGATGTGGGACGGCCAGCAGGCCCCCGTTTACCAGCAATGCGCCGCAGCCTTCGAGGCTGTGAACCCCGATATCAGGATCGAGATCACGCAGAATGGCTGGGACCAGTACTGGACCGCGCTGACCACCGCGATGATTTCGGGCGATGCGCCGGACGTATTCGTGAACCACGTGACGCGCTTGCCGGAAATGTCGGCCAATCAGGTCATCACCGATCTCGCCCCGCTGATCGCCGAGGCATCCTATGACACTTCGGGCTATCTGCCCGGTCTGCTGGACAACTGGTCGCGTGATGGCGCCGTTTACGGCCTGCCCAAGGACTGGGCGACCGTTGCGCTTGGCGTGGATACCGAAAAGCTGCAGGCCGCGGGCCTGAGCATGGAGGATCTGGCGGATCTGAGCTGGAACCCCGAGGATGGTGGCAGCTTTCAGCAGGTCATTGCCAGGCTGACCGTCGACAGCAATGGCGTGCATGGCGATCAGGACGGCTTTGACGGCAATTCGGTCGAGACCTTCGGCCTTGTCATCAATCCGCTGAGCCCCGGCGGCGAAACGGAATGGAGCTATCTGGCCGCCAGCACCGGCTGGCAATTCATCGACGCGCCCTGGGCCACCGAATACCGCTTTGACGATCCGCGTCTGGCCGCCACGCTTGGCTGGCTGCGCGATCTGGGCCGCAAGCATCATTTCATGCCGATGCAGGAACAGACCGGCAAGCTGGGGGCGGAAACGCTGATGTTCTCGGACAAGGGGGCGATGACGGTCGTCGGCTCCTGGCTGATCGGGCAATACAACCAGACCAAGCCCTCGATCGCCTTCGCGCCCGTGCCGGCGGGCCCAAAGGGCCGCAAGTCGATGTTCAACGGGCTGGCCGATTCCATCTGGACGGGCAGCGATGTGCCGGACGCGTCGTGGAAATGGGTGCAGTTTCTTGGCTCGGACGAATGCCAGTCGATCGTGGCCGAGGCTGGCGTGGTCTTTCCGGCGCAGGCCGATCAGGTCGACAAGACCGTCGCCGCCTATGAGGCGCGCGGGATCGACGTGTCGGCCTTTACCGCGGTCGCCACGCCCGAAACCACCTTTGCCTTTCCGATCACCGATTACGGCAACGAGATCGACGCCATCATCCGCGCGGCCTTTGACCGCGTGATGCTGGGCGATGGCGACCCGGCAGAGATCCTGCAGCAGGCGAATGACGAGGTGAATTCGCTGTTCTGA
- a CDS encoding ABC transporter ATP-binding protein, whose translation MSGLELTDVNKIYGDVHVIHDVNLTVEPGEFCVFVGPSGCGKSTLLRMVAGLEDISDGTLDIGGTPMNDVDPSKRGVAMVFQSYALYPHLSVRENMGFGLRFDKTPKAEIQRRVNDAARVLQLDHLLDRKPKALSGGQRQRVAIGRAIVRKPEVFLFDEPLSNLDAELRVNMRVEIARLHKELGATIIYVTHDQVEAMTLADKIVVLRAGRVEQVGAPLDLYDDPDNIFIAGFIGSPKMNFLPATVVEVAGEIARITLDSVASQPIPFRLPQGGLTVGQKVTVGIRPEHLLQDGPAKIQLTTDIVEHLGGESYVYAHDDGDTRIIMKLGDARDVRPGGHPITACFDPARAYLFDADGNRCR comes from the coding sequence ATGTCTGGTCTCGAACTTACCGATGTGAACAAGATCTATGGCGACGTACATGTCATCCATGACGTCAATCTGACCGTCGAGCCGGGGGAGTTCTGCGTTTTCGTCGGGCCTTCGGGCTGCGGCAAGTCCACGCTTTTGCGGATGGTCGCGGGGCTGGAGGATATCTCTGACGGGACGCTGGATATCGGCGGAACACCGATGAACGATGTCGATCCCTCGAAACGCGGCGTGGCGATGGTGTTCCAAAGCTATGCGCTGTACCCGCATCTCAGCGTGCGCGAGAACATGGGCTTCGGCCTGCGCTTCGACAAGACGCCCAAGGCCGAGATCCAGCGCCGCGTGAATGATGCCGCCAGAGTTCTGCAACTGGACCATCTGCTGGATCGCAAGCCCAAGGCCCTGTCCGGCGGCCAGCGCCAGCGCGTGGCCATCGGCCGCGCCATCGTCCGCAAGCCCGAGGTGTTCCTGTTCGACGAGCCTCTGTCGAACCTCGATGCCGAATTGCGCGTGAACATGCGGGTGGAAATCGCGCGGCTGCACAAGGAACTGGGCGCGACCATCATCTATGTGACCCATGATCAGGTCGAGGCGATGACCCTGGCCGACAAGATCGTCGTCCTGCGCGCGGGACGGGTCGAACAGGTCGGCGCGCCGCTGGATCTCTATGACGATCCCGACAATATCTTCATCGCCGGTTTCATCGGCAGCCCCAAGATGAATTTCCTGCCTGCAACGGTGGTCGAAGTCGCGGGCGAGATTGCCCGGATCACCCTGGACAGCGTTGCATCGCAGCCGATCCCGTTCCGACTGCCGCAAGGCGGATTGACGGTCGGCCAGAAGGTCACGGTGGGGATCCGGCCCGAACACCTGCTGCAGGACGGTCCGGCGAAAATTCAGCTGACGACCGATATTGTCGAACATCTTGGCGGTGAATCCTATGTCTATGCCCATGATGACGGTGACACCCGCATCATCATGAAGCTTGGAGATGCCCGTGACGTCCGCCCTGGCGGCCATCCGATCACGGCCTGTTTCGACCCCGCCCGCGCCTATCTGTTCGACGCCGACGGCAATCGCTGCCGTTGA
- the katG gene encoding catalase/peroxidase HPI, translating to MDGNRTPAGKCPVMHGGNTSNNESVTSWWPNALNLDILAQHDSKTNPMRPDFNYREELKSLDIEALKADVRALMTDSKEWWPADYGHYGPMMVRVSWHAAGSYRLADGRGGGATGNQRFAPLNSWPDNSGTDKGRRLLWPIKKKYGNKISWADLIILAGTIGYETMGLKTFGFSFGREDIWHPEKDVYWGAEKEWLAPSDARYDDVSQPETMENPLAAVQMGLIYVNPEGVNGVPDPQRTADQVRETFKRMAMDDEETAALTAGGHTVGKCHGNGNPDDLGAEPEAAGLEDQGLGWLNKKTRGIGRDQVVGGPEGAWTSNPIVFDDGFFSMLLDHEWELTKSPAGANQWKPVNIAEEDMPPDVEDPSIRTMPLMTDADMAMKVDPIYRSYMEKFRADPEYFRDTFARAWFKLTHRDLGPKDNYFGPDVPQEDLIWQDPIPAGSTGYDVEAAKARIAESGLSVADMVATAWDSARTFRGSDKRGGANGARIRLAPQKDWEGNEPQRLARVLSVLEPIAAETGASVADIIVLAGNVGIEQAAKAAGLDLTVPFAPGRGDATAEQTDAESFDPMEPLADGFRNWEKKEYVVSPEEMMLDRAQLLGLTAPEMTVLVGGLRVIGANYGGSKHGVLTDREGTLTNDFFVNLTDMANSWVPTGRNSYELRDRATGATKWTATRADLVFGSNSILRAYAEVYAQDDNREKFARDFVAAWTKVMNADRYDLA from the coding sequence ATGGACGGAAACCGGACCCCTGCAGGCAAATGCCCTGTCATGCATGGCGGCAATACTTCCAACAACGAATCGGTCACCAGCTGGTGGCCGAACGCGCTGAACCTGGACATCCTGGCCCAGCATGACAGCAAGACGAATCCGATGCGCCCGGATTTCAACTATCGCGAAGAGCTGAAATCGCTGGATATCGAGGCGCTGAAGGCCGATGTTCGCGCGCTGATGACCGACAGCAAAGAGTGGTGGCCTGCCGATTACGGGCATTACGGCCCGATGATGGTGCGCGTTTCCTGGCACGCTGCCGGTTCCTATCGCCTGGCCGATGGCCGCGGCGGTGGCGCGACCGGCAACCAGCGTTTCGCGCCGCTGAACAGCTGGCCCGACAACTCGGGCACGGATAAGGGCCGCCGCCTGCTGTGGCCGATCAAGAAGAAATACGGCAACAAGATTTCCTGGGCCGACCTGATCATTCTGGCGGGCACCATCGGTTATGAGACCATGGGGCTGAAGACCTTTGGCTTCTCCTTCGGTCGTGAAGACATCTGGCACCCTGAAAAAGACGTCTATTGGGGCGCCGAGAAGGAATGGCTTGCGCCCTCGGATGCGCGTTACGACGATGTGTCGCAGCCCGAGACGATGGAAAACCCGCTGGCCGCTGTTCAGATGGGCCTGATCTATGTGAACCCCGAAGGCGTGAACGGTGTCCCCGATCCGCAAAGGACGGCCGATCAGGTGCGCGAGACCTTCAAGCGCATGGCGATGGATGACGAAGAAACCGCCGCGCTGACCGCCGGTGGTCACACCGTCGGCAAATGCCACGGCAACGGCAATCCCGACGATCTGGGTGCCGAACCCGAGGCTGCGGGCCTTGAGGATCAGGGCCTGGGCTGGCTGAACAAGAAAACCCGTGGCATTGGCCGCGATCAGGTCGTCGGCGGACCGGAAGGGGCCTGGACCTCGAATCCGATCGTCTTTGATGACGGCTTCTTCAGCATGCTTCTGGACCATGAATGGGAACTGACCAAAAGCCCCGCCGGTGCAAACCAGTGGAAGCCGGTCAATATCGCGGAAGAGGACATGCCGCCGGATGTCGAGGATCCCTCGATCCGGACCATGCCGCTGATGACGGATGCCGATATGGCGATGAAGGTCGATCCGATCTATCGCAGCTATATGGAAAAATTCCGCGCCGATCCGGAATATTTCCGCGACACCTTTGCCCGCGCCTGGTTCAAGCTGACCCACCGCGATCTGGGCCCGAAAGACAATTATTTCGGTCCCGACGTCCCGCAGGAAGATCTGATCTGGCAGGATCCGATCCCCGCAGGTTCGACCGGCTACGATGTCGAGGCCGCCAAGGCACGCATCGCCGAAAGCGGGCTGTCGGTTGCCGATATGGTCGCGACCGCCTGGGACAGCGCCCGGACCTTCCGTGGCTCGGACAAGCGAGGCGGCGCGAATGGCGCGCGCATCCGTCTGGCCCCGCAGAAGGATTGGGAAGGCAATGAGCCCCAGCGTCTGGCCCGTGTCCTGTCCGTGCTGGAGCCGATCGCCGCCGAAACCGGCGCGAGCGTGGCCGACATCATCGTGCTGGCAGGCAATGTCGGGATCGAGCAGGCCGCGAAAGCTGCTGGTCTGGATCTGACCGTGCCCTTTGCCCCAGGTCGCGGCGACGCCACTGCCGAACAGACCGATGCCGAATCCTTCGATCCGATGGAGCCTCTGGCAGATGGCTTCCGCAACTGGGAGAAAAAGGAATATGTCGTCTCGCCCGAAGAGATGATGCTGGACCGCGCCCAGTTGCTGGGTCTGACCGCGCCGGAAATGACGGTGCTGGTCGGTGGCCTGCGCGTCATCGGCGCGAATTACGGCGGCAGCAAGCATGGGGTCCTGACCGATCGCGAAGGCACGCTGACGAATGATTTCTTCGTCAACCTGACCGATATGGCCAATAGCTGGGTGCCCACCGGGCGCAACAGCTATGAGTTGCGCGACCGCGCCACGGGGGCCACGAAATGGACCGCCACGCGGGCCGATCTGGTCTTCGGGTCGAACTCGATCCTGCGCGCCTATGCCGAGGTCTATGCCCAGGACGATAACCGGGAAAAGTTCGCCCGTGATTTCGTCGCTGCCTGGACCAAGGTGATGAACGCGGATCGTTACGATCTGGCCTGA
- a CDS encoding SspB family protein, whose amino-acid sequence MARSEIDYGRMMHRAMQGLIADVLEEVAAHGLPGEHHFFITFDTREDGVEMADWLRERYPEEMTIVIQHWFDNLSVDEDGFTITLNFGNSPEPMRIPFDSLRTFVDPSVEFGLRFETQDSDEDEDDETEEFGDEAQEEDGPGDEPKGGGEVVSLDKWRK is encoded by the coding sequence ATGGCACGGTCTGAAATCGACTATGGCAGGATGATGCATCGTGCGATGCAAGGTCTGATTGCAGATGTTCTGGAAGAGGTCGCGGCACATGGCCTGCCCGGCGAGCACCACTTTTTCATCACCTTCGACACCCGCGAAGACGGGGTCGAAATGGCCGATTGGCTGCGCGAACGCTATCCCGAGGAAATGACCATCGTCATCCAGCACTGGTTCGACAATCTGTCGGTCGATGAGGATGGTTTTACCATCACGCTGAATTTCGGCAATTCGCCCGAGCCCATGCGCATCCCCTTTGACTCGCTGCGCACCTTTGTCGACCCTTCCGTCGAATTCGGCCTGCGCTTTGAAACGCAGGACAGCGACGAAGACGAGGATGACGAGACCGAAGAATTCGGTGACGAGGCCCAGGAAGAAGACGGCCCCGGCGATGAACCCAAGGGCGGCGGAGAGGTCGTCAGCCTGGACAAGTGGCGCAAGTGA
- a CDS encoding carbohydrate ABC transporter permease has protein sequence MLRTMTLNKAIGYAVLAMICIASLLPIWMAFKTAITFPSDVFASADRLWLDRLTFGNFPRVLGLPSSVEPPANSGQPINFMIALRNSVIYTGLLVTGQLFFSSLAAYAFARLRFPGRDTLFYMIIAATMIPSIVLFIPNFVLVRQLGLLNTFAGMVAPSILMLPFAVFFLRQFFLTTPKELEEAARLDGLNWFQVYWHIALPLQRGPMATLAILLSIQAWNDFFWPFLVGQGESVQVMAVALANFQSQAGQGQPDWTGLMAAVMLSIIPVLFLLIFFGRRIVESLQTSGMK, from the coding sequence ATGCTGAGAACCATGACCCTGAACAAGGCCATCGGATATGCCGTTCTGGCAATGATCTGCATCGCCTCGCTGCTGCCGATCTGGATGGCCTTCAAGACCGCCATTACCTTCCCTTCGGATGTCTTTGCCAGTGCCGACCGGCTGTGGCTGGATCGCCTGACCTTCGGCAATTTCCCCCGCGTTCTGGGGCTGCCCAGCAGCGTCGAGCCGCCGGCAAACAGCGGTCAGCCGATCAACTTCATGATCGCGTTGCGCAACAGCGTCATCTATACCGGCCTGCTGGTGACGGGGCAGTTGTTCTTTTCCTCGCTGGCCGCCTATGCCTTTGCCCGGCTGCGCTTTCCCGGTCGCGATACGCTGTTCTACATGATCATCGCGGCGACCATGATCCCTTCGATCGTGCTGTTCATCCCGAATTTCGTGCTGGTGCGTCAGTTGGGCTTGCTGAACACCTTCGCCGGGATGGTCGCACCCAGCATCCTAATGCTGCCCTTCGCCGTGTTTTTCCTGCGCCAGTTCTTTCTGACCACCCCGAAAGAACTGGAGGAGGCCGCCCGGCTGGATGGGCTGAACTGGTTCCAGGTCTATTGGCACATCGCGCTGCCGCTGCAGCGCGGGCCGATGGCGACGCTGGCGATCCTGCTGTCCATTCAGGCATGGAATGACTTTTTCTGGCCCTTCCTCGTCGGCCAGGGCGAAAGCGTGCAGGTGATGGCCGTTGCGCTGGCCAATTTCCAAAGCCAGGCGGGGCAGGGCCAGCCCGACTGGACCGGCCTGATGGCGGCGGTGATGCTGTCGATCATCCCCGTCCTGTTCCTGCTGATCTTCTTTGGCCGCCGCATCGTGGAATCGCTGCAAACAAGCGGCATGAAGTGA